Proteins from a genomic interval of Nocardia sp. BMG51109:
- a CDS encoding ABC transporter ATP-binding protein produces the protein MADDGPASGGAAHGNPVSVGVANRNAVTGRVVKSGVLDNDSADEAVADGGAVDEEGPVVLSVRGLTARAGAAVLVEDVDFDVRAGQIITLFGPSGAGKTTIAAALAGVDRPGIEIGGEIRRAGEPGRLRVGYLPQNAAATLNPARRIGAALGELAELHHRRAGGRRRGRARRRAHVAQALSSAAFDIVDADLDRFLRKFPHQFSGGERARLALAQVLACEPDVLVVDEPTVGLDSIARADLLAGLAGLRCAGKAVVLITHDPFAADRISDRILFVRAGRLVADGSTAADEPARRPAAPRTARPAVRLREVSLALRGTPVLRSVDLELGQGELLGMIGVSGAGKSTLARCVAGLVAPDSGAVLLDGAPIPVLRKRSRAQIAAVQYVWQESASSFDPRRPVLDQVAATGVRLRGLDRESARSAAVGMLADLGIDGDQARRHPSGLSGGELQRAALTRALLAHPRVLICDEITTALDRPMARRILDYVDEYRRSTGAAVLSISHDLRGQLGRADRIAIVDRGRIAETGTPETLLAHPETTIMRSLLDAEQLDHP, from the coding sequence ATGGCCGATGACGGCCCGGCGAGTGGCGGTGCCGCCCACGGCAATCCGGTGAGCGTCGGCGTAGCGAATCGCAACGCGGTGACCGGCCGCGTCGTGAAGAGCGGTGTCCTGGACAACGATTCAGCCGATGAGGCTGTCGCAGACGGCGGAGCCGTGGACGAGGAGGGGCCGGTGGTGCTTTCGGTGCGCGGGCTCACCGCTCGTGCGGGGGCGGCCGTGCTCGTCGAGGACGTCGACTTCGATGTCCGTGCCGGGCAGATCATCACGCTGTTCGGCCCCTCCGGCGCCGGGAAGACCACGATCGCGGCGGCGCTGGCCGGCGTGGACCGGCCGGGTATCGAGATCGGCGGTGAGATTCGCCGTGCCGGTGAGCCCGGCCGGCTGCGGGTCGGCTATCTGCCGCAGAATGCCGCGGCGACACTGAATCCCGCGCGGCGCATCGGGGCGGCGCTGGGTGAGCTGGCCGAGCTGCACCATCGACGCGCGGGCGGTCGGCGCCGCGGCCGCGCCCGGCGACGGGCGCATGTGGCACAGGCGCTGTCGAGCGCCGCCTTCGATATCGTCGATGCCGATCTCGATCGGTTCCTGCGCAAGTTCCCGCATCAGTTCTCGGGTGGCGAGCGTGCCCGGCTCGCGCTGGCTCAGGTCCTGGCCTGCGAGCCCGATGTGCTGGTGGTCGACGAGCCCACCGTCGGGCTGGATTCGATCGCGCGTGCCGACCTGCTGGCCGGGCTGGCCGGATTGCGCTGTGCCGGAAAGGCCGTCGTGCTCATCACGCACGATCCGTTCGCGGCCGACCGGATCAGCGACCGGATCCTGTTCGTGCGCGCGGGGCGCCTGGTCGCGGACGGCTCGACGGCGGCCGATGAACCGGCGCGACGCCCGGCCGCGCCGCGCACCGCCCGGCCCGCGGTACGGCTGCGCGAAGTGTCGCTCGCACTGCGCGGTACTCCGGTGCTGCGGAGCGTCGATCTCGAACTCGGGCAGGGCGAACTGCTCGGGATGATCGGCGTCTCCGGCGCGGGCAAGTCCACCCTCGCGCGCTGTGTCGCCGGGCTGGTCGCCCCGGATTCCGGCGCGGTACTGCTCGACGGCGCGCCGATACCGGTGCTGCGCAAGCGCTCCCGTGCGCAGATCGCCGCGGTCCAGTACGTCTGGCAGGAGTCGGCGTCGTCGTTCGACCCGCGTCGCCCGGTGCTCGATCAGGTCGCCGCGACCGGTGTCCGGCTGCGCGGGCTCGACCGGGAATCCGCCCGGTCCGCCGCCGTCGGGATGCTGGCCGACCTGGGCATCGACGGCGACCAGGCGCGGCGGCATCCGTCCGGATTATCGGGCGGCGAACTGCAGCGCGCCGCGCTCACCCGTGCCCTGCTGGCGCATCCGCGGGTGCTGATCTGCGACGAGATCACCACGGCCCTGGACCGGCCGATGGCCCGGCGGATCCTCGACTACGTCGACGAGTATCGCCGCAGCACCGGCGCCGCGGTGCTGTCCATCAGCCACGACCTGCGCGGCCAACTCGGCCGAGCGGACCGCATCGCCATCGTCGACCGCGGCCGGATCGCCGAAACCGGCACCCCGGAAACCCTTCTCGCACACCCCGAGACGACGATCATGCGCAGCCTGCTCGATGCGGAGCAGCTCGACCACCCCTGA
- a CDS encoding ABC transporter permease: MTRRRWIYLTLVAVPLLFAVAGPFVAGSAPAQRQAPFESSQWSPFGTDRLGRDVLAAALTGGRTFLLVAALTVLGAYVVGFLIGVAAAAAPRAWLDELLMRPIDVLLCLPSLLIIMVAALRTRGSAVAIACAVGIALVAPIARFVRMAARSVVHGPVMDALRMQGESRAYRYGNYAAREMIRPIAADLGVRFTTAVYFLASANFLGLGFDTTSTDWAVSVAANKDALTIAPWSVALPAGLIVLLVVGINLLCDDLLADPRTIATRTARASESP, encoded by the coding sequence ATGACCCGGCGGCGGTGGATATATCTCACGCTGGTGGCGGTGCCGCTGCTGTTCGCGGTCGCCGGACCGTTCGTCGCGGGCTCGGCGCCGGCGCAGCGGCAGGCGCCGTTCGAGTCGTCGCAGTGGTCGCCGTTCGGCACCGACCGCCTCGGCCGGGACGTGCTCGCCGCGGCGCTGACGGGCGGCCGCACTTTTCTCCTGGTCGCCGCGCTGACCGTGCTCGGCGCCTACGTCGTGGGGTTCCTGATCGGTGTGGCGGCCGCCGCGGCGCCGCGGGCGTGGCTCGACGAGTTGCTGATGCGGCCGATCGATGTGCTGCTGTGCCTGCCGTCGCTGCTGATCATCATGGTGGCCGCGCTGCGCACGCGCGGGTCGGCGGTGGCGATCGCCTGCGCGGTCGGTATCGCGCTGGTGGCGCCGATCGCCCGTTTCGTGCGGATGGCGGCCCGGTCGGTCGTGCACGGCCCGGTGATGGACGCCCTGCGGATGCAGGGCGAGAGCCGGGCCTACCGGTACGGGAACTACGCCGCGCGCGAGATGATCCGCCCGATCGCCGCCGACCTCGGCGTGCGCTTCACGACGGCGGTCTACTTCCTCGCCTCCGCCAACTTCCTGGGCCTCGGCTTCGACACCACGTCCACGGACTGGGCGGTCTCGGTGGCCGCCAACAAGGACGCGCTGACCATCGCGCCATGGTCGGTCGCGCTGCCGGCGGGCCTGATCGTGCTGCTGGTCGTCGGGATCAACCTACTGTGCGACGACCTTCTCGCCGACCCACGCACCATCGCCACCCGCACGGCCCGAGCAAGCGAGTCCCCGTGA
- a CDS encoding ABC transporter permease, whose translation MAAPSFGRFVLRRTGIGVGQLLVLLVLVFVLSLLLPGDAADVQNNNVLGADQRAEARQLLGLDVAPVRRFLDWLARAVTGDFGVSYASGERVGALILQPFLTTGLMAVLALALLLPIAVAAGFAAGLRPGSLRDRVITSVSIGFDSVPDFVLAVLLVTYLAVNLRLLPATFLGTDQDTLLARPEYLVLPLIVMVARVAAPLVRQVRAGVVDVLDQPYIAQARRLGVGRGSLLLRHVAPNALGPALQELGRTGDGLLSGVLIVEAVFVLPGIASELIGAIGNRDDPVILAIVSITGVVAVVVNLLIDLVGRRLVPRSAEGMPR comes from the coding sequence GTGGCCGCGCCGTCGTTCGGCCGGTTCGTGCTGCGCCGGACCGGAATCGGTGTCGGGCAACTGCTCGTGCTGCTCGTGCTGGTGTTCGTGCTGTCGCTGCTGCTGCCCGGCGACGCCGCCGACGTGCAGAACAACAACGTGCTCGGCGCGGATCAGCGTGCCGAGGCCCGGCAGCTGCTGGGGCTGGACGTGGCTCCGGTGCGGCGGTTCCTGGATTGGCTCGCCCGCGCGGTGACCGGGGATTTCGGCGTCTCCTACGCCAGTGGCGAGCGGGTCGGCGCCCTGATCCTGCAGCCGTTCCTGACCACCGGACTGATGGCGGTGCTGGCGCTGGCGCTGTTGCTGCCGATCGCGGTCGCGGCCGGTTTCGCCGCCGGATTGCGGCCGGGCTCGCTGCGCGATCGCGTAATCACCTCGGTCAGTATCGGATTCGACTCGGTGCCGGATTTCGTGCTGGCGGTGCTGCTGGTCACCTATCTGGCGGTGAATCTGCGGCTGCTGCCGGCGACATTTCTCGGCACCGATCAGGACACACTGCTCGCGCGGCCCGAATATCTGGTCCTGCCGCTGATCGTGATGGTCGCCCGGGTCGCGGCCCCGCTCGTGCGGCAGGTGCGGGCCGGGGTCGTCGACGTGCTGGACCAGCCCTATATCGCGCAGGCCCGGCGGCTCGGCGTCGGCCGCGGATCGCTGTTGCTGCGGCACGTCGCGCCCAATGCGCTCGGGCCGGCGTTGCAGGAGCTCGGGCGGACCGGGGACGGGCTGCTGTCCGGGGTACTCATCGTCGAGGCCGTATTCGTGCTGCCCGGTATCGCGTCGGAGCTGATCGGGGCGATCGGCAACCGCGACGATCCGGTGATCCTCGCGATCGTCTCGATCACCGGTGTCGTCGCCGTCGTGGTCAACCTGCTGATCGATCTCGTCGGCCGGCGGCTGGTTCCCCGCTCCGCGGAAGGCATGCCGCGATGA
- a CDS encoding trans-aconitate 2-methyltransferase, with product MTGTLDADRARYWLDRWDRQQEHYMPDREQRFEVIGDILAEQLDRPDPLIVDLGVGPGTLSERLLRRFPAVSIVGVDADPLLLALADRVLGSPRFRTVFADLRAADWFGELGLERAPDAFVSTTALHWMNREPLRAMIETCARALAPGGVFVNGDHLYEGEASPRLDGLGRAITARRAHRTGAADAEDWAAWWAAVEQAPELAELVRLRNGGFEHKVHDRPTAHDYVAFARAAGFAEAGFVWQYGDDRIVVGIR from the coding sequence ATGACCGGCACCCTGGACGCCGACCGGGCGCGGTACTGGCTGGACCGCTGGGATCGCCAGCAGGAGCACTACATGCCCGATCGCGAACAGCGGTTCGAGGTGATCGGCGACATCCTGGCGGAGCAGCTCGATCGGCCCGATCCGTTGATCGTCGACCTGGGCGTCGGGCCGGGCACTCTGTCGGAGCGGCTGCTGCGCCGGTTCCCCGCGGTGAGCATCGTCGGGGTGGACGCGGATCCGCTGCTGCTGGCGCTGGCCGATCGAGTGCTCGGATCGCCGCGCTTCCGAACGGTTTTCGCCGATCTGCGCGCCGCGGACTGGTTCGGCGAACTGGGCCTCGAGCGGGCACCGGACGCGTTCGTGAGCACGACGGCGCTGCACTGGATGAACCGCGAGCCGCTGCGCGCGATGATCGAGACCTGCGCGCGTGCGCTGGCGCCGGGTGGGGTGTTCGTCAACGGCGACCACCTCTACGAGGGCGAGGCCAGTCCCCGGCTCGACGGCCTGGGGCGGGCGATCACCGCGCGCCGGGCGCACCGGACGGGCGCGGCGGACGCCGAGGACTGGGCGGCATGGTGGGCGGCGGTCGAGCAGGCGCCCGAACTCGCCGAACTGGTCCGGCTGCGAAACGGCGGGTTCGAGCACAAGGTGCACGACCGCCCCACCGCGCACGACTACGTCGCGTTCGCGCGCGCGGCGGGGTTCGCCGAGGCCGGATTCGTCTGGCAGTACGGCGACGACCGCATCGTGGTCGGGATCCGGTAG